The proteins below come from a single Bacillota bacterium genomic window:
- a CDS encoding folylpolyglutamate synthase/dihydrofolate synthase family protein, whose translation MDDLELIYQESLDWIHGLGRFGIKPGLERITALLNLLDNPHHKIKFIHIGGTNGKGSTAAMLASILRSAGYSVGLYTSPYLLSFTNRMAVNGADVARSELVNIVNRIRPLVEEIKKNPGLGQMTEFEVVTAIAFTYFAQRDVDMVVLEVGLGGRLDATNVVNPLLSIITNVSLEHTDILGDTVEKIAIEKAGIIKENRPLITASDDPAVVRILEERCRQVNAPYYVVNPVLDGKPESEITLSAHLREITEEGQFFDYSGVDLSLDNLFVTLRGSYQVINAATALAAIELLGRAGYQVESEAIYKGLAETSWPGRLEVLRRNPLLIMDGAHNPAAVKELASDITAYFKFKRLILVIGMMADKDIKAMLEYLIPIADVIVFTRPVLTRAADPQTIADIAVNTLNMQKEYQVIWEHGEALRKALDLAGEDDAVLVTGSLYTVSDARASWLKSDN comes from the coding sequence ATGGATGATCTGGAGTTAATATATCAGGAATCATTGGATTGGATTCATGGGCTGGGCCGATTTGGTATTAAGCCGGGCCTGGAAAGAATAACGGCATTGCTAAATCTCCTTGATAATCCCCACCACAAAATCAAGTTTATCCATATCGGCGGAACAAATGGCAAGGGGTCGACTGCTGCCATGCTGGCTTCTATTTTACGATCAGCAGGGTATTCTGTCGGGTTGTACACGTCACCTTACCTTCTTTCCTTTACCAACCGGATGGCCGTTAACGGCGCTGACGTAGCCCGGTCTGAGCTTGTTAATATTGTGAATCGTATCCGTCCCCTGGTTGAAGAAATAAAGAAAAACCCCGGGCTCGGTCAAATGACAGAGTTTGAAGTGGTTACAGCCATAGCGTTTACCTATTTTGCCCAGAGAGATGTGGACATGGTAGTCCTCGAAGTAGGTTTGGGCGGCAGACTTGATGCAACCAATGTTGTTAATCCCCTGCTAAGTATAATTACCAATGTTAGCCTGGAACATACAGATATTCTAGGCGATACGGTTGAAAAAATCGCGATAGAGAAAGCCGGAATAATTAAAGAGAATAGGCCGCTAATAACTGCTTCAGATGACCCGGCGGTAGTTAGGATCCTGGAGGAACGCTGCCGGCAGGTTAATGCTCCTTACTATGTCGTTAACCCTGTATTAGATGGAAAACCGGAATCTGAGATTACTCTATCTGCTCACCTGAGAGAAATTACAGAAGAAGGACAGTTTTTTGATTATAGTGGGGTTGATCTCTCTCTGGATAACCTGTTTGTCACTCTACGCGGTTCTTACCAGGTGATCAATGCAGCTACCGCGCTGGCAGCCATTGAATTACTGGGCAGGGCAGGGTATCAAGTGGAAAGTGAGGCGATATACAAAGGTTTAGCTGAAACATCCTGGCCGGGAAGGTTGGAAGTGCTTCGCAGAAACCCTCTTCTTATTATGGATGGTGCGCATAACCCGGCGGCAGTGAAGGAACTTGCTTCAGACATTACTGCTTACTTCAAGTTCAAGCGACTTATTCTGGTGATTGGAATGATGGCCGATAAAGATATCAAAGCGATGCTCGAGTACCTTATTCCTATTGCCGATGTAATTGTCTTTACCCGCCCGGTTTTAACAAGGGCGGCAGATCCACAGACTATTGCCGACATTGCTGTAAATACACTGAACATGCAAAAAGAATACCAGGTCATTTGGGAGCACGGTGAAGCATTGCGAAAAGCACTTGATCTTGCCGGCGAAGATGATGCTGTTCTTGTAACCGGTTCTTTGTATACAGTAAGCGATGCCAGGGCAAGCTGGCTTAAAAGTGATAACTGA
- a CDS encoding sensor histidine kinase, which yields MKKARGIISEYLLKPLNKRVFLVVIVTVIATELFIVTDIGPFRFSIGTVVFIYAILSLNQLLIIPTTILVALSTLLLRVGLDYFFWIPREYFNFMMAHQYSGVVYFLILSFILRLGGYRQGERTFTLPLVLFLGGAVTVSTLSEALVRVPSGEIFTGGNIIILILMSAVQVFLVISLIDISQFQKTMVLDEQQRVSYEKMLLVASELYDELFYMQKSMENIENIMAKSYNLHKQLKELKLAERTLEKAALEIAEEVHEVKKDTIRILAGLGEVIKIRQEKPILNLSEILDLVIKTNRNYSQSLEKKIQFKLRIEEDMDVIQIYPLLAILNNLVSNAIEAIEQEGEIRLKARHRSGILRIDVSDNGIPIREGDRNLIFEPGFTTKFSPEGVPSTGIGLAYVKGLVENFNGRVFFREKKQEKCFTIMIPVSSLTGG from the coding sequence TTGAAAAAGGCTCGGGGGATAATATCGGAATATCTGCTCAAGCCCCTCAATAAGAGAGTCTTCCTGGTCGTAATTGTCACGGTTATTGCGACAGAACTTTTTATTGTTACCGATATCGGACCTTTTCGTTTTTCCATCGGAACGGTTGTATTTATTTATGCAATCCTCAGCCTTAATCAACTCCTGATTATTCCCACCACTATTCTGGTTGCTTTATCCACGCTGTTACTAAGAGTGGGACTTGATTATTTTTTCTGGATTCCGCGAGAATATTTTAACTTCATGATGGCTCACCAATATTCCGGTGTTGTATATTTTTTAATCCTCTCATTTATCCTCAGACTCGGAGGGTACAGGCAGGGAGAGCGGACGTTTACCCTGCCCCTGGTACTTTTCCTTGGCGGAGCTGTGACTGTGTCAACTCTTTCCGAAGCGCTGGTAAGGGTGCCTTCCGGCGAGATATTTACCGGAGGAAACATTATCATATTGATTCTCATGTCTGCAGTTCAGGTATTTTTAGTTATAAGTCTAATTGACATCAGTCAATTTCAAAAGACAATGGTTCTTGATGAGCAGCAGCGGGTAAGTTATGAAAAAATGCTGCTGGTTGCTTCCGAACTCTATGATGAGCTCTTTTACATGCAGAAATCAATGGAAAATATTGAAAATATCATGGCTAAAAGCTATAATTTACATAAACAACTCAAGGAACTAAAGCTCGCCGAACGCACCCTGGAAAAAGCTGCTCTTGAAATAGCTGAGGAAGTTCATGAAGTAAAAAAGGATACTATTCGAATCCTGGCCGGTCTTGGAGAAGTAATTAAAATCCGGCAAGAAAAACCGATCCTGAATCTTTCTGAAATACTGGATCTCGTCATAAAAACTAACCGCAACTACAGCCAGAGTCTTGAAAAGAAGATCCAGTTCAAGCTGCGCATTGAAGAAGATATGGATGTTATCCAGATCTACCCTCTGCTGGCTATACTTAACAACCTGGTTTCAAATGCTATTGAGGCTATAGAGCAGGAAGGTGAAATTCGCCTGAAAGCCAGACATAGAAGCGGTATATTGCGAATAGATGTCAGCGATAACGGTATTCCCATCAGGGAAGGTGATCGTAACCTGATATTTGAACCCGGATTTACAACTAAATTTTCCCCTGAAGGCGTTCCATCGACCGGGATCGGACTGGCCTATGTGAAAGGTTTGGTTGAAAACTTCAACGGTCGTGTCTTTTTCAGGGAAAAGAAGCAGGAAAAATGTTTTACCATAATGATCCCTGTTTCAAGTCTTACCGGAGGTTAG
- a CDS encoding response regulator — MDFTFFIIEDDPACRSILARVIEDENLGEVIGELPDGHGNVVGTIIYHQPEVLIVDLLMPGKDGIEIVEQLKSRNYRGKIIMISQVEKKEIVAQAYAAGIEFYINKPINKVEVISVIKNVTERIRMERSFEQMRDSLAALDHIGSLRRTVNVKSSRIMDHETIRGRAREVLSDLGLIGEPGSHDLIQIALFLHTVPDTDQYLGDYRHLKELYQAIQDKYLLEEDKQTDARAIEQRVRRAIKHAMDHMAALGIEDYNNPLFERYGPKFFDFNELRLKMKELEHPPQTPSKTRVNIKQFINALYWEIKK; from the coding sequence ATGGATTTTACTTTTTTTATTATTGAAGATGATCCTGCCTGCCGCAGCATTCTGGCCCGGGTAATTGAGGATGAAAATCTCGGGGAGGTAATCGGCGAACTTCCGGATGGACATGGAAATGTCGTTGGAACAATTATTTATCACCAACCCGAAGTGCTCATCGTTGATCTCCTGATGCCTGGTAAAGATGGTATAGAAATTGTTGAGCAGCTGAAAAGTAGAAATTACCGGGGTAAGATAATTATGATTTCACAGGTTGAAAAGAAAGAGATAGTTGCCCAGGCTTATGCCGCCGGTATTGAATTTTATATTAATAAACCGATTAACAAGGTAGAAGTAATTTCAGTTATAAAAAATGTTACTGAAAGAATTCGCATGGAGCGTTCATTTGAACAGATGCGCGACTCCCTGGCAGCATTGGACCATATTGGCAGTTTGAGAAGAACTGTTAATGTAAAATCAAGCCGGATAATGGACCATGAAACAATCAGGGGGCGGGCCAGGGAAGTACTATCAGATCTCGGCCTGATTGGTGAACCGGGAAGTCATGATTTGATCCAAATTGCTCTCTTCCTTCATACGGTGCCTGACACGGACCAGTACCTAGGTGACTACAGGCATTTAAAGGAGCTCTATCAGGCCATTCAGGATAAGTACCTGCTGGAAGAAGATAAGCAGACTGATGCCCGCGCTATAGAACAGCGGGTAAGGCGAGCTATAAAACACGCCATGGATCATATGGCCGCGCTCGGCATAGAAGATTATAATAATCCGCTTTTTGAACGTTACGGCCCGAAGTTTTTTGATTTTAATGAACTGAGACTTAAGATGAAAGAACTGGAACACCCCCCCCAAACCCCTTCAAAGACCAGGGTTAACATCAAGCAGTTTATCAATGCCCTGTACTGGGAGATTAAAAAGTAA
- a CDS encoding valine--tRNA ligase: protein MSEKMLPPVYDPSEVEMKRYQFWLDGEYFKAVRDTTKEPFTIVIPPPNVTGSLHMGHALNNTVQDILIRWRRMQGYDALWIPGCDHAGIATQNVVEKHLAEEGIESRELGRGAFIERVWQWKDTYHERITRQLYRLGVSCDWSRERFTMDEGCSRAVRKVFVDLYHAGLIYRGDYMINWCPRCHTALSDIEVEHEDECSSLTHIRYPLSDGSGFITVATTRPETMLGDTGVAVHPDDHRYIKLVGKTVILPLLNREIPIVADEYVDPEFGSGAVKVTPGHDPNDFEIGQRHDLEVIKIIDEEAKMTEAAGIYAGLDRYESRKKVVEDLEKQGLIEKIEEHQHSVGHCQRCNTVVEPLISRQWFVKMKPLAQPALEAVKDGRTQFVPPRFTRIYQNWVENIRDWCISRQIWWGHRIPAWYCSCGEIIVSYEDPVKCPQCGNGTLEQDPDVLDTWFSSALWPFSTMGWPEQTPDLEHFYPTSVLVTAYDIIYFWVARMMFMGLEFMKEIPFHTVYITGLVRDALGRKMSKSLGNGIDPLDVIENYGADTLRFTLVTGQAPGNDQRFRQESVEAGRNFANKIWNASRFVLMNLYDEGEEELMFKCFNPLQLPVDLNRTDRWILHRYNETVQKVTGLLEKYELGEAARLIYEYLWNDFCDWYVEISKHFLYRKGKDKSIREDKARIRSLLVYLLDGVMRLLHPFMPHISEEIWQQLPERAEKALVVGAWPKPEPKICFSKESSEVILLQELIRAIRNLRSQVQIPPGIKTAVLVRAGGNAAACFREESHHINRLAFAEPLEIDPAAAKPAQALTSIIGDGIEVYLPLKGVIDLDAEVSRLEKEVVQLQKEILKTEGKLNSKGFIDKAPTEVIEKEKARRKEQEIRIVKLQQRLQELN, encoded by the coding sequence ATGTCTGAAAAAATGCTGCCGCCGGTATATGATCCCTCTGAAGTCGAAATGAAGAGATATCAATTTTGGCTTGATGGTGAATATTTCAAAGCTGTCCGTGATACAACAAAAGAGCCCTTTACAATAGTAATACCTCCACCAAACGTAACAGGATCACTGCATATGGGACACGCACTGAATAATACTGTTCAGGATATACTTATCCGCTGGCGGAGGATGCAGGGCTATGATGCATTATGGATTCCCGGGTGTGATCATGCCGGAATCGCCACCCAGAATGTAGTTGAAAAGCATTTGGCTGAAGAAGGCATAGAGAGCCGTGAACTGGGAAGAGGAGCCTTCATAGAGAGAGTCTGGCAGTGGAAAGATACGTATCACGAAAGGATCACCAGGCAGCTTTATCGTCTTGGTGTTTCCTGCGACTGGTCCCGCGAGCGGTTTACCATGGACGAAGGCTGTTCCCGGGCAGTTAGAAAGGTATTTGTTGATCTTTATCACGCTGGTTTAATCTATCGCGGCGATTACATGATCAACTGGTGTCCTCGTTGTCATACTGCTTTATCCGATATTGAGGTTGAACACGAAGATGAGTGCTCCTCACTAACCCACATCCGTTATCCCTTGTCTGATGGCAGCGGTTTCATAACAGTAGCAACAACCCGACCTGAAACAATGCTGGGTGATACGGGCGTAGCCGTTCACCCTGATGATCATCGTTATATAAAGTTGGTTGGCAAGACTGTAATTCTGCCACTTTTAAACCGTGAAATACCAATTGTTGCCGATGAATATGTTGATCCGGAGTTTGGAAGCGGTGCGGTTAAGGTAACACCGGGCCATGATCCCAATGACTTCGAAATTGGACAGAGACATGATCTTGAAGTTATAAAAATTATTGATGAAGAAGCGAAGATGACAGAGGCAGCCGGGATTTATGCTGGCCTTGATCGCTATGAGAGCCGTAAAAAAGTTGTAGAGGATCTGGAAAAACAGGGTTTGATCGAAAAGATTGAAGAGCATCAACACTCGGTCGGACATTGCCAGCGCTGCAATACTGTAGTTGAACCTTTAATATCCCGCCAGTGGTTTGTTAAAATGAAACCTCTGGCCCAACCTGCTCTGGAAGCGGTTAAGGATGGCCGGACCCAATTTGTACCTCCCCGGTTCACCCGCATTTATCAGAATTGGGTTGAAAATATCCGTGACTGGTGCATTTCACGCCAAATATGGTGGGGTCACCGGATCCCGGCCTGGTACTGCTCATGTGGTGAAATCATTGTTTCTTACGAAGATCCGGTAAAATGCCCCCAATGTGGCAATGGTACTCTTGAACAGGACCCAGATGTGCTCGATACATGGTTCAGTTCAGCTCTTTGGCCATTTTCTACCATGGGATGGCCGGAACAAACGCCGGATTTAGAACATTTTTATCCTACCAGCGTTCTGGTTACAGCCTATGATATTATTTATTTCTGGGTTGCCCGGATGATGTTTATGGGTTTGGAGTTCATGAAGGAGATTCCCTTTCATACAGTTTATATCACCGGCCTGGTTCGCGATGCGCTGGGCAGGAAAATGAGCAAATCGCTGGGAAATGGAATAGATCCCCTTGATGTAATTGAAAATTATGGTGCCGATACACTGAGGTTTACCCTTGTAACGGGGCAGGCACCGGGAAATGATCAGCGATTCAGACAGGAAAGTGTTGAAGCAGGACGTAATTTTGCCAACAAAATATGGAACGCTTCCCGCTTCGTTCTGATGAATCTTTATGATGAGGGTGAAGAAGAATTAATGTTTAAATGTTTTAATCCTCTCCAGCTACCCGTTGATTTAAACCGCACAGACCGGTGGATTCTGCACCGGTACAACGAGACAGTTCAGAAGGTTACAGGGCTACTGGAAAAATATGAGCTGGGCGAAGCTGCACGCCTTATCTACGAGTACCTCTGGAATGATTTTTGTGACTGGTATGTTGAAATAAGCAAACATTTCCTTTACCGAAAGGGTAAGGATAAGAGTATACGGGAGGATAAAGCTCGCATTCGTAGCCTACTGGTTTATCTTCTGGATGGGGTAATGCGTCTGCTGCATCCCTTTATGCCGCATATTTCCGAGGAAATATGGCAGCAGCTTCCCGAACGGGCCGAGAAAGCCCTGGTTGTGGGGGCATGGCCTAAGCCGGAACCTAAAATTTGCTTTAGCAAAGAAAGCAGTGAAGTTATACTACTTCAGGAGTTGATCAGGGCCATCAGAAATCTTCGCAGTCAGGTTCAAATTCCCCCTGGCATAAAAACTGCCGTCCTGGTTCGTGCAGGAGGTAATGCCGCCGCCTGTTTCAGGGAGGAGAGCCATCATATTAACCGCCTTGCATTTGCTGAGCCGCTGGAAATAGATCCGGCCGCTGCTAAACCTGCTCAGGCACTGACGTCGATTATCGGTGATGGAATAGAGGTTTACCTGCCTCTTAAAGGGGTAATCGACCTTGATGCCGAAGTATCCCGCCTGGAGAAAGAAGTTGTCCAGTTACAAAAAGAAATATTAAAAACTGAAGGCAAACTTAATAGTAAAGGCTTCATCGACAAGGCGCCAACTGAAGTTATAGAAAAAGAAAAAGCCCGAAGGAAAGAGCAGGAAATCAGAATTGTTAAGTTACAGCAGCGTTTACAGGAGCTAAACTAA